From Weissella diestrammenae, a single genomic window includes:
- a CDS encoding UDP-N-acetylmuramoyl-tripeptide--D-alanyl-D-alanine ligase has product MNYSIQQIAKIVGGTLINNQDTEITKVVFDGRQATQNTLFVPITWGNDGHNYINGAIDNGASATFWSKDHPNPPQNFPTILVDDTLKAFQQLAVHYLRLVGPQVVAISGSNGKTTTKDFIAAIGAKKYRTVKTPANFNNEIGVPTTILKMPQDTELLVIELGMDHPGDLDLLSKMITPDIAVLTMIGEAHIEFFKTRERIADGKMEIINGLKPDGTLVYNGDEPLLITRSNANPTLKTNTFGLHAENQLFASEISLMTTSANFTTNQSTTRFTIPLTGNYNVSNALAAISVGHLLAIDDAQIAEALKHTIITSNRTEWLSANFGGQILSDVYNANPTAMAAVLTSFQATPTTGQRFLVLGDMLELGDVAPKMHADLAEAIDPSKIDGIYLVGDLMMCLEKRLKEIAPTLDIHHYPVDQKSALMHDLQLRLKPNDLMLVKGSHGIHLETVVAAFVSSTM; this is encoded by the coding sequence ATGAATTATTCAATCCAACAAATCGCCAAAATTGTCGGTGGTACTCTGATTAATAATCAAGATACTGAAATTACAAAGGTTGTTTTCGACGGCCGTCAAGCGACTCAAAATACACTTTTTGTGCCAATTACATGGGGCAATGATGGTCATAATTATATCAATGGTGCCATCGATAATGGTGCATCTGCCACATTTTGGAGCAAAGACCATCCTAACCCACCCCAAAATTTTCCGACTATTTTGGTTGACGACACGCTAAAGGCATTTCAACAATTAGCCGTGCATTATTTGCGTTTGGTTGGACCACAAGTCGTTGCAATTTCTGGGTCCAACGGAAAGACAACAACGAAAGATTTTATTGCTGCGATTGGGGCCAAAAAATACCGCACGGTCAAAACACCGGCAAACTTCAATAATGAAATTGGCGTGCCAACAACAATTCTCAAAATGCCGCAAGATACTGAATTATTAGTAATTGAACTTGGTATGGATCACCCTGGAGATTTAGATCTCCTTTCAAAAATGATTACCCCAGACATTGCCGTCCTGACTATGATTGGTGAAGCCCATATTGAATTTTTCAAGACCCGTGAGCGTATTGCTGATGGCAAAATGGAAATTATTAATGGGCTTAAACCCGATGGCACCCTCGTCTATAATGGTGACGAACCATTGTTGATTACGCGTTCAAACGCAAACCCTACCTTAAAAACAAACACCTTTGGCTTACATGCTGAAAACCAGTTATTTGCCTCTGAAATCAGCCTCATGACAACTAGCGCCAATTTTACAACGAATCAATCGACAACCCGCTTTACGATTCCGCTAACTGGTAATTACAACGTAAGCAACGCTTTAGCCGCTATCTCAGTCGGTCATTTGTTAGCGATCGATGATGCTCAAATTGCCGAGGCACTAAAGCATACAATCATCACCAGCAATCGTACCGAATGGTTATCAGCAAATTTTGGCGGTCAAATTCTAAGTGATGTTTACAATGCTAATCCAACTGCCATGGCTGCTGTGCTAACTTCATTTCAGGCGACACCGACAACAGGTCAACGGTTCCTAGTTTTAGGAGACATGCTGGAACTCGGTGATGTTGCTCCCAAGATGCACGCCGATTTGGCCGAGGCAATCGACCCAAGTAAAATTGACGGCATTTATCTGGTCGGTGATTTAATGATGTGTCTTGAAAAAAGACTAAAAGAAATCGCACCCACGCTCGATATTCATCACTATCCAGTTGATCAAAAATCAGCATTAATGCATGATTTACAATTACGACTCAAACCCAATGATTTAATGCTAGTTAAGGGATCCCATGGTATCCACCTAGAGACTGTCGTTGCTGCATTTGTCTCATCGACAATGTAG
- a CDS encoding ABC transporter ATP-binding protein — protein sequence MTLTVEKLTHWYSDSSQKLYEDVNLTFDAGKFYAIVGESGSGKTTLLSFIAGLDEPREGRILVDGIDAKKIGLTRYRQRHVATIFQAYNLLNTMTAYQNIETALAITHSKHQKDSKYILAALSRVGINANQARQKVQKLSGGEQQRVAIVRALLVDAPVVVADEPTGNLDHENSQIIVELFKALAHEYHKTVIMITHDEKVAQQADVEMKLRANQFEVQTVN from the coding sequence ATGACATTAACAGTAGAAAAATTGACGCATTGGTATTCAGATTCGTCACAAAAATTATATGAGGATGTGAACCTAACGTTTGACGCCGGAAAATTTTATGCCATTGTTGGTGAATCGGGTTCAGGCAAGACAACTTTGTTATCATTTATTGCGGGGTTAGATGAGCCACGTGAAGGTCGAATTTTAGTTGATGGGATTGATGCAAAAAAAATTGGTTTGACGAGATATCGGCAACGCCATGTGGCGACGATTTTTCAAGCCTATAATTTGTTGAATACCATGACGGCCTATCAAAATATTGAGACAGCTCTGGCTATTACCCATTCAAAACATCAAAAAGATTCCAAATATATTCTCGCTGCATTAAGTCGGGTTGGCATTAATGCCAACCAAGCCCGCCAAAAAGTGCAAAAATTATCGGGTGGCGAACAGCAGCGGGTGGCAATCGTGAGAGCCTTATTGGTCGATGCACCAGTGGTCGTGGCAGATGAACCAACTGGTAATTTAGACCATGAAAATTCGCAAATCATTGTTGAATTATTTAAAGCCTTAGCGCATGAATACCATAAAACGGTAATCATGATTACACATGATGAAAAAGTTGCGCAACAAGCTGACGTCGAAATGAAATTACGTGCTAATCAATTTGAGGTGCAAACGGTTAACTAA
- a CDS encoding ABC transporter permease — protein sequence MNFFKRAWITLWARKGRTALLIITSSVILVFVMAGLIIQNAALTSAKSASDAVGSTVTLTANRDKMFAKMRSQSDSSDTKPTMTIPTTSETKVKKIAALSNVQTYNITNSVSVNASGFKAVTTTSSSEQNKFGGGVGNPDQVSTTGDITISGTSTTAALESFKTSQAKMTSGRGLKTSDLNTNHIVIENELALANGLKVGDTIKITNSTDATKITSLKIVGIYKQSTTETGMQRNDPANVIYGAYTLVNTIAGTENQVSQVTFNMAEPAKTATFVKTAKKILNDSQMSLTSDAADYQRAAKNMKAVASLASKIIWVVAIAGALILGLIILLTTRERRREIGILVSLGESKFKVMAQLFTELLIVLFVALGIATATGTTVSNMVGQSLVTQQQQTTQQSGQGGMPGGGNKPSGAPTNGGSAPSAMGNQTKSQQTSSQLKNTLSIGSILKLGAVAILIALLSVFGGSFMILRMRPKRILQND from the coding sequence ATGAATTTTTTTAAACGAGCGTGGATTACTTTATGGGCCCGCAAAGGTCGAACGGCATTGCTTATAATCACCTCAAGCGTGATCTTAGTCTTTGTCATGGCTGGATTAATCATTCAAAATGCAGCATTGACTTCCGCTAAGAGTGCATCAGATGCTGTTGGATCGACTGTGACACTAACGGCAAATCGGGATAAAATGTTTGCCAAAATGCGGTCGCAATCAGATTCGAGCGATACCAAACCAACGATGACAATACCGACAACTTCGGAAACTAAGGTTAAAAAGATTGCCGCCCTTTCTAATGTGCAGACCTATAACATTACTAACAGTGTGTCAGTTAATGCAAGTGGGTTTAAGGCTGTCACAACGACAAGTAGTAGTGAGCAGAATAAATTTGGCGGTGGTGTTGGTAATCCGGATCAGGTATCAACAACGGGAGATATCACGATTAGTGGTACGAGTACCACCGCTGCTTTGGAAAGCTTTAAGACATCACAGGCTAAAATGACATCTGGCCGTGGGTTAAAGACTTCTGATCTCAATACCAATCATATTGTGATTGAAAATGAATTAGCGTTGGCTAACGGATTAAAAGTTGGCGATACAATTAAAATCACAAATAGTACCGATGCAACAAAAATTACCAGTTTAAAAATTGTCGGAATTTATAAACAGTCAACTACCGAAACTGGGATGCAAAGAAATGATCCAGCCAATGTCATTTATGGCGCCTACACATTAGTGAATACAATAGCTGGTACTGAAAACCAGGTGAGTCAAGTAACCTTTAACATGGCGGAACCAGCCAAAACGGCGACTTTTGTCAAAACAGCTAAAAAAATCTTAAATGATAGTCAAATGAGTCTAACAAGCGATGCAGCGGACTATCAACGGGCTGCTAAAAATATGAAGGCTGTGGCTTCATTAGCCTCAAAAATTATTTGGGTCGTCGCTATTGCAGGCGCACTTATTTTGGGCTTGATTATTTTGTTGACGACACGTGAGCGCCGCCGAGAAATTGGTATCTTGGTATCACTTGGTGAGTCTAAGTTTAAGGTAATGGCACAATTATTCACTGAACTCTTGATTGTGTTATTTGTGGCACTAGGGATTGCCACAGCGACCGGTACAACGGTTTCAAATATGGTGGGGCAATCATTAGTGACCCAACAGCAACAGACAACCCAACAGAGTGGGCAAGGTGGTATGCCTGGTGGTGGAAATAAGCCGTCAGGTGCACCAACAAATGGTGGTTCTGCACCGAGCGCAATGGGCAATCAGACCAAAAGTCAACAAACCAGTTCGCAACTTAAGAATACGTTATCAATTGGATCAATTCTGAAACTAGGTGCTGTAGCCATTTTGATTGCTTTGCTATCAGTCTTTGGTGGTAGTTTTATGATTTTAAGAATGCGGCCTAAACGTATCCTACAAAATGATTAA
- a CDS encoding NAD(P)/FAD-dependent oxidoreductase, with translation MKIVVLGGSNAGFAAVNAFRQLNQQDEVVIIEKQTIVAPFISAGIRMALDGQLDDASQLSFDRFQGQPNTIYRQGCIVERIDVKNKKVYVRQGDSGQSLVETFDKLIYALGSSPKVPSFVGSDLNQVVFVKDKQDAAEINQLTRRGIVQKKALVYGGGPVSVELAEALQRRGVAVTFVTYAEQMMTKYFDEPLRLNLERLMRDNGIKIKTNVEVVSVDRHGKQIMVHFSDGQEELYNVMAIAAGLQPNTAMLSGQVEMDRYGAALVNDVMQSSQSDVYVVGDAGVIQSDFGRYAPLLSTAIKMGKVAGYQLAGISDIKLKPHLITMGFEVFGRMYSKTGQTLKQLQQANLPHSKVLTLQAQSTINQVGSQKTVKLGIVFDLKSGRIYGAQIASDDIATTELINVFSQVITEQSTVTELAVYETFFEAEMNLPYALINRIGELAMLEQEKYLTDSALVSEELISEYID, from the coding sequence ATGAAAATAGTGGTACTTGGTGGCTCAAATGCTGGTTTTGCGGCGGTCAATGCATTTCGCCAGCTCAATCAACAAGATGAAGTGGTGATTATCGAGAAGCAGACAATCGTGGCACCGTTTATTTCAGCAGGGATTCGGATGGCTTTAGATGGTCAACTGGATGATGCTAGTCAGCTTAGTTTTGATCGCTTTCAAGGTCAACCCAATACGATATATCGTCAGGGATGTATCGTTGAACGAATTGATGTGAAGAATAAAAAAGTTTACGTGCGGCAAGGTGATTCAGGTCAATCATTGGTCGAAACTTTTGATAAACTTATTTATGCCCTTGGTTCATCTCCAAAAGTCCCCTCGTTTGTCGGGTCTGATCTCAATCAAGTCGTTTTTGTGAAGGATAAACAAGATGCAGCCGAAATCAATCAATTAACCCGTCGGGGGATAGTTCAAAAAAAGGCGTTGGTTTATGGTGGTGGTCCAGTGAGTGTCGAGCTAGCGGAAGCGCTGCAACGACGAGGCGTTGCTGTCACGTTTGTGACGTATGCCGAACAAATGATGACAAAATATTTCGATGAACCGCTGCGATTAAATTTGGAACGCCTAATGCGAGACAACGGCATTAAAATTAAAACCAATGTTGAAGTGGTTTCTGTAGACCGGCATGGCAAACAAATCATGGTGCACTTTAGTGATGGCCAGGAGGAACTATACAATGTCATGGCGATTGCTGCGGGATTACAACCAAATACAGCAATGTTATCAGGACAGGTTGAAATGGATCGCTATGGCGCTGCTTTGGTCAATGATGTCATGCAATCGAGTCAATCGGATGTCTATGTGGTTGGCGATGCAGGTGTCATCCAATCTGACTTTGGTCGATATGCCCCTCTGCTGTCCACTGCAATTAAAATGGGGAAAGTCGCTGGCTACCAATTAGCTGGTATTTCTGATATTAAATTGAAACCTCATTTAATCACAATGGGGTTTGAAGTATTTGGTCGGATGTATAGTAAAACCGGACAGACATTAAAACAACTACAACAAGCAAATTTACCCCATAGTAAAGTATTAACGCTACAAGCGCAGTCCACGATTAATCAAGTGGGGAGTCAAAAGACGGTTAAGCTTGGTATTGTCTTTGATTTGAAATCGGGACGCATTTATGGTGCCCAAATTGCATCAGATGATATAGCAACGACTGAACTGATTAATGTCTTTAGCCAGGTTATTACAGAACAATCGACTGTGACCGAATTAGCAGTCTATGAAACTTTTTTTGAGGCTGAGATGAATTTACCATATGCGTTGATTAATCGCATTGGTGAATTGGCAATGCTTGAACAAGAAAAATATTTAACCGATTCAGCGTTGGTGAGTGAGGAATTGATATCAGAATATATTGATTAG
- a CDS encoding ABC transporter permease, with protein MNSQINVNNWSLALAFSLVLISLGISYRQQLKLEKETIISVLRAVVQLIIVGFLLKFIFNVNSMVLTIAMQLFIVYNAARNGKKRSQGIPGAFVISWWGLLLSTTVTMGILVGTGVIKFVPFQVIPVTGMVAGNSMTAVGLVYRSLNQQFKDQSQQVFEKLALGATPKLAAGEIVREAIRTGMQPTIDSVRTYGLVSLPGMMSGLIMAGVDPIRAIKYQIMVVFMLLSATGIASVFASFVAYKRFFNQRWILQLPHSKG; from the coding sequence ATGAATTCGCAAATTAATGTTAATAATTGGTCGTTAGCTTTGGCATTTAGTTTGGTGTTGATTTCGCTCGGGATTAGTTATCGACAACAGCTAAAACTTGAAAAAGAGACGATTATTTCAGTGCTACGCGCCGTGGTACAGCTGATTATTGTTGGTTTTTTGTTGAAATTTATTTTCAATGTCAATTCAATGGTATTAACTATCGCGATGCAACTATTTATTGTTTATAATGCAGCCCGCAATGGTAAAAAAAGGAGTCAAGGGATTCCGGGCGCCTTCGTCATTTCGTGGTGGGGCTTGTTACTTTCAACAACAGTGACAATGGGTATCTTAGTTGGTACCGGAGTGATTAAATTTGTACCGTTCCAAGTGATTCCGGTGACGGGTATGGTCGCCGGTAATTCCATGACGGCGGTTGGTTTAGTTTATCGCAGTTTGAATCAACAATTTAAGGATCAAAGTCAGCAAGTATTTGAAAAATTAGCTTTGGGTGCCACACCAAAATTAGCGGCAGGTGAGATTGTTCGTGAAGCTATCCGAACAGGCATGCAACCAACAATTGATTCGGTCAGAACGTATGGGTTGGTGTCATTGCCAGGCATGATGTCTGGTTTAATTATGGCTGGTGTTGATCCAATTCGAGCGATTAAATATCAAATTATGGTTGTTTTCATGTTGCTCTCGGCAACCGGGATTGCATCAGTTTTTGCTAGCTTTGTGGCATACAAACGATTTTTCAATCAACGTTGGATTTTACAATTACCACATTCAAAAGGTTGA
- a CDS encoding ABC transporter ATP-binding protein produces the protein MVKLDGEKIGYQVENRHILNDMTFSYTSGDWITIIGPSGSGKSTLLKIIAGLTVATTGQIKLDNVMATDYPISDYRQQVSYATQSAQLFGNTVRDNLNLPYQVRQLVPDELVQKQGLSSMALPENYLDQEISQLSGGERQRVGVLRNLLFPPKVLLLDEISTGLDAETKAIIWQKIDRVHAQNHGIVLSVTHDESEILKATHKLELATMKEEADS, from the coding sequence ATGGTTAAATTAGATGGTGAAAAAATTGGGTATCAGGTTGAAAATCGACACATTCTCAATGATATGACATTTAGTTATACAAGTGGTGATTGGATTACAATTATTGGGCCGTCGGGTAGTGGTAAAAGTACACTATTGAAAATTATTGCTGGGTTGACGGTGGCTACAACGGGTCAAATTAAATTAGACAATGTTATGGCGACAGATTATCCAATCAGTGATTATCGCCAACAGGTGTCTTATGCGACGCAATCAGCACAGTTATTTGGTAATACGGTTCGGGATAATCTGAATTTACCATATCAAGTGCGCCAGTTGGTACCTGATGAGCTGGTCCAAAAGCAGGGGCTGTCATCAATGGCGTTACCAGAAAATTATCTTGACCAAGAAATTTCGCAATTATCGGGTGGTGAGCGTCAACGGGTTGGTGTCTTGAGAAACTTATTGTTTCCACCGAAAGTGTTATTGCTTGATGAAATATCGACGGGGCTTGATGCCGAAACGAAAGCTATTATTTGGCAAAAGATCGATCGGGTGCACGCTCAAAATCACGGGATTGTTTTGTCGGTCACACATGATGAAAGTGAAATTTTAAAGGCGACACATAAACTTGAATTAGCCACAATGAAAGAGGAGGCAGATTCATGA
- a CDS encoding bifunctional metallophosphatase/5'-nucleotidase has product MQVTVLSTSDVHGYILADDFRRPLRNDALGLSRAASVIQEIKQRALTDEVVMTIENGDFIQGSPLTNFIEQSAQTEIHRFEDLANTIDYDVRILGNHEFNYGRDYLERAVSPDKLLNANVLDTKTDEPFIGKPYAIFEKKGLKIGVIGLTTKYVPHWEQPEHLEGLTFKDPVQVAKNYIAQIRPMVDVLILAYHGGFAEDLETGQTLERVTGENQGVQLLQLSGVDALVTGHQHREIATVVHGVPTTQPGYRASHVGVMTLTLNEQDQIKTTTAKLIPTATYPESPAIVDLIHPLQMQLNHWLDEPMGTVGDNMRIKSHKLARLKNHPFIELVNRAQMAATGTKIANTALFNDEVRGLNRIVTRRDIMTNYIYPNTVVVEKLTGQDIKDALEVNARYFELNAAKELVINPLFIHPKMQHYNYDVWSGIDYTFDFSRPMNHRVVAISIAGQPLDLTAEYEVAMNNYRAGGAGNFPMFSMDKVVRELPIETAELIGQFIAEHPAIEIEQPTNLTTLGYRAVTDE; this is encoded by the coding sequence ATGCAAGTTACAGTTTTGTCAACATCAGATGTACATGGGTATATTTTAGCTGATGATTTCCGGCGGCCATTGAGAAATGATGCCCTTGGGTTATCACGTGCAGCATCAGTGATTCAAGAAATCAAGCAGCGTGCGTTAACGGATGAAGTCGTGATGACCATTGAGAATGGTGATTTTATTCAAGGGTCACCACTGACGAATTTCATTGAACAGTCAGCACAGACAGAAATTCACCGTTTTGAAGATTTGGCGAACACGATTGATTATGACGTGCGAATTTTAGGTAATCATGAATTCAATTATGGACGTGACTATTTAGAGCGGGCAGTGTCGCCTGATAAATTGTTGAATGCGAATGTCCTAGATACGAAAACTGACGAACCATTTATTGGCAAACCATATGCCATTTTTGAAAAAAAGGGGCTGAAAATTGGTGTGATTGGCCTCACGACAAAATATGTACCACATTGGGAACAACCTGAACATCTGGAGGGGTTGACTTTTAAAGATCCGGTTCAAGTTGCAAAAAACTATATTGCGCAAATTAGACCAATGGTGGATGTACTGATTTTAGCCTATCATGGCGGTTTTGCAGAAGACCTCGAAACTGGGCAGACATTGGAGCGGGTAACCGGCGAAAATCAAGGCGTTCAGTTGCTTCAACTATCTGGTGTTGATGCTTTAGTGACTGGTCATCAGCATCGAGAAATTGCTACCGTGGTGCACGGTGTACCAACGACGCAACCAGGTTATCGTGCCAGCCATGTGGGTGTGATGACACTTACGCTGAATGAACAAGATCAAATCAAAACGACAACTGCAAAATTAATTCCGACGGCAACTTATCCAGAATCACCAGCCATTGTTGATTTGATCCACCCTTTGCAAATGCAATTGAATCATTGGTTAGATGAGCCGATGGGGACGGTTGGTGATAATATGCGCATTAAAAGCCATAAACTGGCGCGGTTGAAAAACCATCCATTTATTGAATTGGTTAATCGTGCGCAAATGGCTGCAACAGGTACTAAGATTGCAAATACAGCGTTATTTAATGATGAAGTTCGTGGTTTGAATCGAATTGTCACGAGACGCGACATTATGACTAATTATATTTACCCCAATACTGTGGTTGTTGAGAAGCTGACGGGTCAAGATATTAAAGACGCTTTAGAAGTAAATGCACGTTATTTTGAATTAAATGCTGCAAAGGAATTAGTGATTAATCCGCTTTTTATACATCCTAAAATGCAACATTATAATTATGATGTTTGGAGTGGTATTGATTATACGTTTGATTTTAGTCGGCCAATGAACCATCGTGTGGTAGCTATTTCGATTGCCGGGCAACCACTTGATTTGACTGCGGAATATGAAGTCGCAATGAATAATTATCGTGCGGGTGGTGCTGGAAACTTCCCGATGTTTTCAATGGATAAAGTTGTCCGTGAATTACCGATTGAAACTGCTGAATTAATTGGTCAATTTATTGCTGAGCACCCAGCGATTGAAATTGAGCAACCGACGAATTTGACAACCCTCGGGTATCGAGCAGTCACAGACGAATAG
- the gpmA gene encoding 2,3-diphosphoglycerate-dependent phosphoglycerate mutase, translating into MAKLVLIRHGQSEWNALNLFNGWVDTKLSDKGVAQAKTAGDLLAKEGIQFDQAYTSVLTRAITTLHYALEEAGQLFIPEAKSWRLNERHYGALQGLNKADAAAKYGDEQVHQWRRSYDVLPPLLTEQTETVEVLGKTYPAFDRRYADVPEGQLPFGENLKVTLERVLPFWESNISKDLKAGKNVVIAAHGNSLRALVKHIENISDDDILGVEIANGQPLVYDLDANLNVISKKTLTTEA; encoded by the coding sequence ATGGCTAAGTTAGTTTTGATTCGTCATGGTCAATCAGAGTGGAACGCATTGAATTTATTTAATGGTTGGGTTGATACTAAGTTGTCTGACAAGGGTGTTGCTCAGGCTAAGACAGCAGGAGACTTGTTGGCAAAGGAAGGTATCCAATTCGATCAAGCGTACACATCAGTGTTGACTCGTGCGATTACGACATTGCACTACGCTTTAGAAGAAGCTGGACAATTATTTATTCCTGAAGCCAAGTCATGGCGGCTAAACGAACGTCATTATGGTGCATTGCAAGGATTGAATAAGGCAGACGCTGCTGCTAAATACGGTGATGAGCAAGTTCATCAATGGCGTCGTTCATATGACGTTTTGCCTCCTCTTTTGACGGAACAAACTGAAACCGTTGAAGTTTTGGGAAAGACATACCCTGCATTTGACCGCCGTTATGCAGATGTACCTGAAGGACAATTGCCATTTGGTGAAAATCTTAAGGTTACTTTGGAACGCGTGTTGCCATTCTGGGAATCAAATATTTCAAAGGATTTAAAGGCTGGTAAGAACGTTGTAATTGCCGCTCATGGTAATTCTTTGCGGGCATTGGTAAAACACATTGAAAATATCTCTGATGATGATATTTTGGGCGTTGAAATCGCAAATGGTCAACCATTGGTATACGATTTGGACGCTAATTTAAATGTTATTTCAAAGAAAACATTAACAACTGAAGCATAA
- a CDS encoding NAD(P)/FAD-dependent oxidoreductase, translating into MTEIKQTDLIIIGGGPVGMFAAFYAGLRELDVTLIESLKTLGGQTANLYPQKQILDIPGFLAITGQDLISQLSAQMNQFQQNIMLETTVIDVATNDQGFLITTDHQEQLQAKAILIATGKGAFNPRRLAPEIEQDFEGQGLNYFVSDLNDFQDKRVLVAGGGDSAVDLALLLNTVASEVHILHRREQFRAMEHAVTALNQSTVQQETPYQISELTRNPAGDFKVTLSMPRAQAIKTIEVDELVISYGFLSENKIVSSWQIQPESMRQKFVVDQTMQTTIPGVYAVGDIAGYPNKAELIATGFGEVPVAINTMIANQFPTHQGVVHSSGLTIKDGKIEG; encoded by the coding sequence ATGACAGAAATAAAACAGACAGATTTAATAATTATTGGTGGCGGTCCGGTGGGCATGTTTGCCGCTTTTTATGCTGGCTTAAGGGAACTTGATGTGACCTTGATTGAAAGCCTAAAAACATTAGGAGGGCAGACAGCCAATCTATATCCGCAAAAACAGATTTTGGATATTCCAGGTTTTTTAGCCATTACTGGTCAAGATTTAATCTCACAGTTATCAGCCCAAATGAATCAGTTTCAGCAAAATATTATGCTGGAAACAACAGTTATCGATGTTGCGACAAATGATCAAGGGTTTTTGATTACCACTGATCATCAGGAGCAACTTCAAGCCAAGGCGATTTTGATTGCCACTGGTAAGGGCGCTTTTAATCCACGCCGATTAGCACCTGAAATTGAACAGGATTTTGAAGGCCAAGGGTTGAACTATTTTGTCAGTGATTTGAACGATTTTCAAGATAAGCGTGTTTTGGTTGCAGGTGGTGGTGATTCAGCTGTCGATTTAGCTTTGTTGCTCAATACCGTTGCAAGTGAAGTGCATATTCTACATCGTCGCGAACAATTCCGAGCCATGGAACATGCCGTCACCGCATTGAATCAATCAACGGTGCAACAAGAAACGCCGTATCAAATTAGCGAATTAACCCGTAATCCAGCAGGTGATTTTAAAGTCACCTTGTCGATGCCTCGTGCACAAGCTATTAAAACCATTGAGGTTGATGAATTGGTAATCAGCTATGGCTTTTTGTCGGAAAATAAAATTGTTTCTAGCTGGCAGATTCAACCTGAAAGTATGCGCCAAAAATTCGTTGTGGATCAAACGATGCAGACAACGATACCTGGCGTATATGCGGTTGGTGATATTGCGGGGTATCCTAATAAAGCTGAATTAATTGCGACTGGATTTGGCGAGGTACCAGTGGCAATTAACACAATGATTGCCAATCAATTCCCCACGCATCAAGGTGTTGTCCATTCATCAGGCTTAACCATTAAAGATGGTAAGATTGAAGGGTGA
- a CDS encoding SseB family protein, with protein MANEQQFNNDTLISALANFKADQSQANQQAFELALLQASFLVPVQIPDETKIDEQGGIAVESGEEIRLLTFMDNDQQQVFPVFTDEKNFQANPDGWAEDTRVITIPFGDFMTMFEKDEALGALAMNPFNEDEGMPISRQNMTYLAQAYTQIESGEAKVEAERQEAQELTMEITVPEDVPTPLQYELIGIADDAMGKITEMYLLWLTEQQSQAGRFFLVIDGPDVEQLNDFVPVFRNALKKVLGEQVTPEVVPMARLDGVDLSEFKTFYARNI; from the coding sequence ATGGCAAATGAGCAACAATTTAATAATGACACCTTAATTTCAGCCCTTGCTAATTTTAAAGCAGACCAATCACAAGCTAATCAACAGGCGTTTGAATTAGCTTTGTTGCAGGCAAGTTTTTTGGTGCCGGTCCAGATTCCTGATGAAACAAAGATCGATGAACAAGGTGGGATTGCTGTTGAATCAGGTGAAGAAATTCGTTTGTTGACATTTATGGATAATGATCAACAACAAGTTTTCCCTGTCTTTACTGACGAGAAGAACTTTCAAGCTAATCCAGATGGTTGGGCTGAGGATACACGAGTGATTACAATTCCCTTCGGCGATTTTATGACCATGTTCGAAAAGGATGAGGCCTTGGGTGCCCTTGCAATGAACCCCTTTAACGAAGATGAGGGGATGCCAATTTCGCGTCAAAATATGACGTATTTGGCGCAAGCGTATACTCAAATTGAGTCAGGAGAAGCAAAAGTTGAGGCTGAGCGTCAAGAGGCCCAAGAATTAACAATGGAAATTACTGTACCTGAAGATGTCCCAACTCCATTGCAGTACGAATTAATCGGGATTGCAGATGATGCAATGGGCAAAATCACCGAGATGTATTTGCTATGGTTAACGGAACAGCAAAGCCAAGCTGGTCGTTTTTTCCTAGTTATCGACGGACCAGACGTGGAACAGTTGAATGATTTTGTTCCTGTCTTTCGAAATGCATTAAAAAAAGTCTTGGGTGAACAAGTTACGCCTGAGGTCGTGCCGATGGCAAGGCTTGACGGCGTCGACTTATCTGAATTCAAGACTTTCTATGCGCGCAATATCTAA